The Aedes albopictus strain Foshan chromosome 1, AalbF5, whole genome shotgun sequence genomic interval CAGAATTCACTTcggaattctggcagaattcacttcggaattctggcagaattcacttcggaattctggcagaattcacttcggaattctagcagaattcccttcggaattctagcagaattcccttcggaattctagcagaattcccttcggaattctagcagaattcccttcggaattctagcagaattcccttcggaattctagcagaattcccttcggaagtctagcagaattcccttcggaattctagcagaattcccttcggaattctagcagaattcccttcggaattccagcagaatccccttcggaattctagcagaatccccttcggaattccagcagaatccccttcggaattctagcagaatccccttcggaattctagcagaattcccttcggaatttctctcggaattctagcAAAATTCTCTTTGGAATTTCAATGAAGTTCCCTATGGAGTTCTGGTTTATATGATTTAAAAGGGCTGGTAACCCTACCCAATGTCTACTGGGAGCAAATGGTTTCCTGATATTGACCCAGTATGCTTTGCGGTGGCGGCGGCAGTAGCGACGGCGTGAGAGATCATTATTCAGTCTACACCCCCTCTCCCATTCGTATTCCTCCCTCTCGCTCTTGCCCGACCTTGTTGCTCAATCAGTGCTAATTCGATCTTCCCTTTCCGTCTTATTCCAGCTCTGGCCCTGTGCGATTGGTCCTCGCTGCAGCAGAAGCGTCGCAACTTGGCCCGCAAGCACTGCTCGCCGAGCGACGCCTCCAGCTACTATCAGAAGATGAGCGACGTCGGCGTGGCGGAGATGCACTACTTCATGGACCAGCTGATCGAGGTGGTCAGCCCCGGGCAGGACTTCAAGGTCAAACCGCTGATCATGCAGGCCTGCGCCAACATGTTCAGCAAGTACATGTGCTCGGTACGGTTCGAGTACGACGACGGCGGCTTCCAGAAGATGGTGCACAGCTTCGATGAGATCTTCTACGAGATCAACCAAGGATACGCCGTGGACTTCATGCCCTGGTTGGCTCCGTTCTACTTCCGGCACATGAGCAAACTGAGCAGCTGGTCGAACTACATCCGTGGGTTCATCCTGGAACGGATCGTGAACGAACGGGAGCAGCACCTCAGCGAAGACGAACCGGAGCGTGACTTCACCGATGCCCTGCTGAAGAGTCTACGGGAAGATCCTTCGGTCAGTCGCGACACCATCATGTACATGTTGGAGGACTTCATTGGAGGACACTCCGCGATCGGAAACCTCGTCATGCTCGCCTTGGGGTACGTAGCGAAGAACCCGGAGATCGGCAAGCGTATCCAGCAGGAAATCGATCACGTTACCGAGAAAGGTCTACGCAACGTCACTCTCTACGATACGGAGAGCATGCCGTACACTGTAGCCACCATCTTCGAGGTCCTCCGATATTCTTCGTCTCCGATTGTTCCCCACGTGGCCACTGAGAACACCTGCATCGGCGGCTATGGAGTTCAAACCGGTACTGTAGTCTTCATCAACAACTACGACCTGAATACCAGCGAGAAGTACTGGGACCACCCGGAACGGTTCGACCCAAGTCGGTTCATCGAGAGCGCTACCTTGGCACAGATCCGCTCGGACTTGGTTGGTTCGCCAACTGCCAGCGAAGACCTCAGCAGTATTATCAAGCACAACAACATCGACTCTTCGAACGAGAGCCAGAAGCAGATCCTTCGCGTCAAGAAGAACATCCCACACTTCCTGCCCTTCAGCATCGGCAAGCGAACCTGCATCGGGCAGAACCTGGTCCGAGGCTTCAGCTTCATCATGTTGGCGAACATCCTGCAGAAGTACGACGTCCACACGAACGACCCGGAGCAGATCAAGATGAAACCCGCCTGCGTAGCGGTCCCACCCGACACCTACCCGCTGGCGTTCACGCAGCGCTCCCAATAGAATAGCCCCCCCCAGTAGCCCCCCCATTTGTAAATAGCCCCCCACCATCATCCACATCGCCCTTCATTAAATTATTTCTCGCCCCAAATCGAACCAAAATCCCGCCGTAAAGCTCGCCTTCATCCACTCACCCCGCATCCATCTATCTTAATCGAACCCAGTAGTAGGCCAGGAGGAAACGAACAAACGAACACTAATCCAGTAGTTGCTAGGGAAACCGACGGCGCCACACCGTAGCCGCTTGCGCTCGGTCGCTCGGTCGGTAAAGTAGAACACTTTATTATAAACAAAATGTTATCTAGTTTGTAGAGAGCGCTCCCGTGaaaacacactcacacacacaccaACGACAAAATCACTCAAACACTCAAACACTCGGAGATGCGTACCGCAAAGCCTAGGATAATGGAAGTAAATATTTCGTTTTTATAAAACATACATTACACGATACGAGGAAAATTATTATACATGTAAACAAGTAGGGATGCACAAGTCGCGTTTAGCTAGACGATGAGATCAAGACTATTTATATCGAAGGAGACACACATCCGTGAGAGAGCAAAAGtacttacaaaaaaaaacacgctAAGTTAGTTGTTTGGagtttgctttgtttttttttctctcgatgAAAGTGCGGTCGGAACCGCGGCGAAGTTTGGTGACATTTTTGCGCACCGATTTGGACCGAATTTTCGAGACTTTTCGCACTTTCCGGAGGTTAGATTAGGGTTGCATTTACAGTTTAGAAGTTAGAGAGCCTGTTAAAATGTcagtgatttgattttttttttcgaataagaaCTAAGACTGAATTGATGATCCTTTCGAATTTGTTTGAAAGTTTTGCTTCAAAATCGCGTAGATAAAAAggaaaaacatgttttgaaatgAGCTGCATTAAGCTGTAGGATAAGAGTAAACGGATTAGATTATGAATCTAATATGTTCTAACTTTAGTAGAAGAAATCTATACAAAGTTAATCGATATATGTGAaatgaaaaagtattgtaaattaATATAATATTGATGAAAATTACTACAGGCATGGTTTTCTTTGCTTCTTGAGTTTGATGACATCTCCAGTTGCAAAACTTGAAAACTTTTTGGAGGTTATTTTTACCATGGCAATGGTAGAAATAACCTTCAATTGGTGTTGAAGTTTTGCATTGTTTCTCTGCGCTTGAATGTCTTTCCAAAACTTCTTTATCGACGCTTGTGATTTTACGTATCATTGATTCGAAATCCACATTTTTAAAAGATCTAGTAGGCTTTGCTGGGATACAACGAAAAGATTCCAATGGAAATTCTGCTCGAATTACGAAGATAATTCTGCtcgatttccgaagggaattctgctagaattcaggAGGGAATTCTGCTCgaatttcgaaggaaattctgctagaatcccttaGAGAATCCTGCTAGAGTTCCGtagagaattcttcaagaactccaaaGGAATATCccagaattcaaaaaggaattctgcaaaaattcagagaagaattctgctagaattccgaagggatccCGGTCAGAATATCAacggaaattctgctagaattcctaagacaattctgctagaattctgaagggaattctgctagaattccgaagggaattctgctagaattccgaagggaattctgccgGAATTCCGAAgcgaattctgctagaattccgaagggaacccGGTCAGAATATCaacagaaattctgctagaattcctaaaaaaattctgctagaattctgaagggaattctgctagaattctgaagggaattctgctagaattctgaagggagttctgctagaattccgaagagaattctgctagaattccgaagggaattctgctagaactcCGAGGGGATTTATaccagaattccgaagggaattctgctagaattccgaagggaattctgctggaattccgaagggaattctgcaagaataccgaagggaattctgctagaattcctaagggaattctgctagaattccgaagggaattctgctagaattccgaagggaattctgctagaattccgaagggaattctgctagaattccgaagggaattctgctagaattccgaagggaattctgctagaattccgaagggaattctgctagaaatccgaagggaattctgctagaattccgaagggaattctgctagaattccgaagggaattctgctggaattccgaagggaattctgctagaattccgaagggaattctgctagaattccgaagggaattctgctagaattccgaagggaattctgctagaattccgaagggaattctgctagaattccgaagggaattctgctagaattccgaagggaattctgctagaattccgaagggaattctgctagaattccgaagggaattctgctagaattccgaagggaattctgctagaattccgaagggaattctgctagaattccgaagggaattctgctagaattccgaagggaattctgctagaattccgaagggaattctgctagaattccgaagggaattctgctagaattccgaagggaattctgctagaattccgaagggaattctgctagaattccgaagggaattctgctagaattccgaagggaattctgctagaattccgaagggaattctgctagaattccgaagggaattctgctagaattccgaagggaattctgctagaattccgaagggaattctgctagaattccgaagggaattctgctagaattccgaaggcaattctgctagaattccgaagggaattctgctagaattccgaagggaattctgctagaattccgaagggaattctgctagaattccgaagggaattctgctagaattccgaagggaattctgctagaattccgaagggaattctgctagaattccgaagggaattctgctagaattccgaagggaattctgctagaattccgaagggaattctgctagagttccgaagggaattctgctagaattccaaagggaattctgctagaattccgaagggaattctgctagaattccgaagggaattctgctagaattccgaagggaattctgctagaattccgaagggaattctgctagaattccgaagggaattctgctagaattccgaagggaattctgttagaattccgaagggaattatgcttgaattccgaagggaattctgctagaattccgaagggaattctgctagaattccgaagggaattctgctagaattccgaagggaattctgctagaattccgaagggaattctgctagagttccgaagggaattctgctagaattccaaagggaattctgctagaattccgaagggaattctgctagaattccgaagggaattctgctagaattccgaagggaattctgctagaattccgaagggaattctgctagaattccgaagggaattctgctagaattccgaagggaattctgctagaattccgaagggaattctgctagaattccgaagggaattctgctagaattccgaagggaattctgctagaattccgaagggaattctgctagaattccgaagggaattctgctagaattccgaagggaattctgctagaattccgaagggaattctgctagaattccgaagggaattctgctagaattccgaagggaattctgctagaattccgaagggaattctgctagaattccgaagggaattctgctagaattccgaagggaattctgctagaattccgaagggaattctgctagaattccgaagggaattctgctagaattccgaagggaattctgctagaattccgaaggaaattctgctagaattccgaaggaaattctgctagaattccgaagggaattctgctagaattccgaagggaattctgctagaattccgaagggaattctgctagaattccgaagggaattctgctagaattccgatgggaattctgctagaattccgaagggaattctgctagaattccgatgggaattctgctagaattccgaagggaattctgctagaattccgaagggaattctgctagaattccgaagggaattctgctagaactccgaagggaattctgctagaattccgaagggaattctgccggaattccgaagggaattctgctagaattccgaagggaattctgctagaattccgaagggaattctgctagaattccgaagggaattctgctagaattccgaggggaattctgctagaattccgaagggaattctgctagaattccgaagggaattctgctagaattccgaagggaattctgctagaattccgaagggaattctgctagaattccgaagggaattctgctagaattccgaagggaattctgctagaattccgaagggaattctgctagaattccgaagggaattctgctagaattccgaagggaattctgctagaattccgaagggaattctgctagaattccgaagggaattctgctagaattccgaagggaattctgctagaattccgaagggaattctgctagaattccgaagggaattctgctagaattccgaagggaattctgctagaattccgaagggaattctgctagaactccgaatggaattctgctagaattccgaatggaattctgctagaattccgaatggaattctgatagaattccgaagggatttcaactagaattccgaagggaattcagctagaattccgaagggaattctgtccgaagggaattctgctagaattccgaagggaattctgctagaattccgaagggaattctgctagaattccgaagggaattctgctagaattccgaagggaattctgctagaattccaaagggaattctgctagaattccgaagggaattctgctagaattccgaagggaattctgctagaattccgaaggaaattctgctagaattccgaaggaaattctgctagaattccgaagggaattctgctagaattccgaagggaattctgctagaattccgaagggaattctgctagaattccgaagggaattctgctagaattccgaagggaattctgctagaattccgaagggaattctgctagaattccgaagggaattctgctagaattccgaagggaattctgctagaattccgaagggaattctgctagaattccgaagggaattctgctagaattccgaagggaattctgctagaattccgaagggaattctgctagaattccgaagggaattctgctagaattccgaagggaattctgctagaattccgaagggaattctgctagaattccgaagggaattctgctagaattccgaagggaattctgctagaattccgaagggaattctgctagaattccgaagggaattctgctagaattccgaagggaattctgctagaattccgaagggaattctgctagaattccgaagggaattctgctagaattccgaagggaattctgctagaattccgaagggaattctgctagaattccgaagggaattctgctagaattccgaagggaattctgctagaattccgaagggaattctgctagaattccgaagggaattctgctagaattccgaagggaattctgctagaattccgaagggaattctgctagaattccgaagggaattctgctagaattccgaagggaattctgctagaattccgaagggaattctgctagaattccgaagggaattctgctagaattccgaagggaattctgctagaattccgaagggaattctgctagaactccgaagggaattctgctagaattccgaagggaattctgctagaattccgaagggaattctgctagaattccgaagggaattctgctagaattccgaagggaattctgctagaattccgaagggaattctgctagaattccgaagggaattctgctagaatcccgaagggaattctgctagaattccgaagggaattctgatacaattccgaagggaattctgctagaattccgaagggaattctgctagaattccgaagggaattctgctagaattccgaagggaattctgctagaattccgaagggaattctgctagaattccgaagggaattctgctagaattccgaagggaattctgctagaattccgaagggaattctgctagaattccgaagggaattctgctagaattccgaagggaattctgctagaactccgaagggaattctgctagaactccgaagggaattctgctagaattccgaagggaattctgctagaattccgaagggaattctgctagaattccgaagggaattctgctagaattccgaagggaattctgctagaattccgaagggaattctgctagaattccgaagggaattctgctagaattccgaagggaattctgctagaattccgaagggaattctgctagaattccgaagggaattctgctagaattccgaagggaattctgctagaattccgaagggaattctgctcgaatttcgaaaggaatcctgctagaattccgaggggaattctgctcgaattccgaagggaattttgctcgaattccgaagggaattctgctcgAATTCCGAACGGAAATTCTGCTACGAAACCGAAGAAAATTCTACTTCAAAATCGCTGGGTATTCTGGtaaaattccgaagggaattctgcaagaatttcgaaGGGAATTCTgttaaaattctgaaggaaaatctGCTAGTATATAGAAGGGAAATCTattagaattccgaagggaattctgccagAACTCCGAAGGTTTTCTGCTTAGAACTcctaagggaattctgctagagctTCGAtgaaaattctgctagaattctgaGGGGAATTCCGCAAGAATTTGgtagggaattcttctagatttaGAAAGGGAATGCCACTAAAATTCAgaagagatttcttccaaaatttcaaaaggatttctgCCAGATTTCCGCAagcaattttgctaaaatttctaaaggaaatctgtTGGAGATCCGAAAggaattctgatagaatttcgaagggaattctgctagaattctgaagggaattctgctTGAGTTCCAAAGGGAATGCTGCAGGCATTCCGATAGCAATTTAAAGATAAAAAATCAATCCCCATTTCAAAAAGGCCGAATCTACGGGTTCGACATAAATTTATTCATCAAAATATCTAGTTCAATACATGTCTGTTGCTCGGGGCGACCGCCCCTGCTCCGCCTACTCCGATCAAATCGGCTGCGTTTCCCGCTGCAACCAAGCCAACGTTTCGGCATCGCCGGCCGACTTCAGCAGCGGTGACAGCGTTTCCCACACCGTCTTGTGGTATCGGTTCACGCTCGTGCGTTCCTTTTCCGTCAGCAGCCCGACGTCGATCAGCTTCGTCTGGATGGGGCACATCGTGACCGTGTGGAACGTCAACGCTCCACGCCCGTCAAAGTTGTCGCCGATGTTGGTCGATACGACCTGGACGATGTCCTCGATACGGATGCCGAATTTGCCCACCTTGTAGTATCCGGGTTCtgcgggaaaaaagcgggaattGAAGTTCAAATGATCACACCGAGGACACCCGATACGTACCGTTGGAGAGAAACATGTTCTCCTCTAGTCCGGGGTCATCGGGCATCAGACGAATCCCAATGCCCATAGGGCCCTCGTGAACGTTCAAGAAGTGCCCAATGCCGTGTCCGGTACCGTGTCCGTAGTCCAGACCAGCGTCCCAAAGGGCCTTACGCGCGATCGTGTCCAAGAACTGCCCCTTGACCTTCCGCGGGAAGATGGCCGTCCCCAGCGCGATTTGGCCCTTCAGAACATGGGTAAATGCAGTAACCTCCTCCGCAGTGGGTGTTCCGAAATGCATCGTTCGGGTTACATCTGTGGTTCCGTCCCTGTAAACATCAGTTCAGTTAAGAACCAATCCTAAAAGTACCTTAAAATCAGTCTTACAAGAACTGCGCGCCGGAGTCGCAGAGGTACATCTCCTTATCGGTGATCGGGCGATTGGTCTCCGGCAGAGGATGGTAGTGGATCACCGATCCGTTCGGTCCCGAAGCGCTGATCGTCGTGAAGCTCAAACCCTTGTACTTGTCCTGCTTGCTGCGGAACAGTTCCAACTGGTCGGCACCGCTGATCTCGTCCACCACCTTGCCGTCCTTCAGCGATCGTTCCAGCCAGGCAAAGTATTGACACAGGGCCACTCCGTCCCTGATGTGGCAGGCGCGCATTCCAGCCGCTTCCGTGTCGTTCTTGACCGCCTTCATCAGGTTGATTGGAGTTATCTCGTGAAGTCGCTTCTCCTCCGGGATCAACGCAGTGAGGGCGTAGCTAGAACCCAAGCTTATCCACACCCGATCAGGCGAAGACTCGGCGAGCGTCCGCAGAACCTGGTGAACGTCGCCGTAAGGCCGAATTTTCGGCTGAACTCCGTTCGTGCGGAAGTGCTCGTGAATAGATTCGGAGAGTTTTTTCTCGTCGATAAAGAAGTACATATCGTCACGGGTGATGAGTACATACGAGAAGAACACCGGGTTGTAGTCGATGTCCGAGCCGCGGAGATTGAGGAACCAGGCGATTTCGTCCAGGGCACTGACCACCAGCACGGAAGCTCGCTTGTCGTTCATCTTTTCACGCACGGCGTCCAGCTTCTGGGCAACCGTTTGGCCGGTATATTCTACCAAGAGGGGTTCAACGGGATGCTGCGGGGCAGCAGGCTGATCTTTCCAGACCAGATCGATCAAGTTGGGTGTGATCGGTAGAAGGGAGCATCCGGCGGACTTCAGCGAAGTATGCAGTGGGTTCCATGCTCTGGTGGAGATGAGATTGGCGTCAACTCCGACCTTGGAGCCTGGTTCGAGGACCTTGGCCAGGTAGGCATCGATGGTGGGCGTTGTCGGTTGGCCGTCCTTCATGAGCGTCCATTGTTCGTCCAGTTGCTTACCGGCCTGCTGGTAGTAGCGACCGTCCGTCCACAGGAGGGCTTCCTTGTCGGTAACAACAGCCGTCCCAGCGCTTCCGTCAAACCCGGAGATGAAGGCACGGCGTTCGTCCCGTTTGGCCAGATACTCGCTCTGGTGGGCGTCGTCCGAGGGAATGATGTAAGCGTTGATCGATCCCAGACTGTTCGGGAGATTCTTCATCAGGCTACGCAAAGCGGCCACCACTTCGCCGGTGGGCCTCATCTTGTTGCTAGGGTGACGAAAGAAGGGAAAAGGGTTAGAAACTCAAACTAGATTACATGGTTTCGAAGCCAGTACTCATTGTCCATCGTCCGTGCGCGGTT includes:
- the LOC109397829 gene encoding cytochrome P450 307a1-like → MAYTLILVALTSLLSVVGYLKVLYEWHRKVRVHTVKSSRYAKKFQKCEESQVQEVEEHVEIPQAPGPYPWPVLGSAAIIGQYPAPFMGFSALAKKYGDVYSIRIGQGQCLVVSSLELIREVLNQNGRYFGGRPDFLRYHQLFGGDRNNSLALCDWSSLQQKRRNLARKHCSPSDASSYYQKMSDVGVAEMHYFMDQLIEVVSPGQDFKVKPLIMQACANMFSKYMCSVRFEYDDGGFQKMVHSFDEIFYEINQGYAVDFMPWLAPFYFRHMSKLSSWSNYIRGFILERIVNEREQHLSEDEPERDFTDALLKSLREDPSVSRDTIMYMLEDFIGGHSAIGNLVMLALGYVAKNPEIGKRIQQEIDHVTEKGLRNVTLYDTESMPYTVATIFEVLRYSSSPIVPHVATENTCIGGYGVQTGTVVFINNYDLNTSEKYWDHPERFDPSRFIESATLAQIRSDLVGSPTASEDLSSIIKHNNIDSSNESQKQILRVKKNIPHFLPFSIGKRTCIGQNLVRGFSFIMLANILQKYDVHTNDPEQIKMKPACVAVPPDTYPLAFTQRSQ
- the LOC109397816 gene encoding xaa-Pro aminopeptidase ApepP isoform X1, with amino-acid sequence MNRARTMDNDNKMRPTGEVVAALRSLMKNLPNSLGSINAYIIPSDDAHQSEYLAKRDERRAFISGFDGSAGTAVVTDKEALLWTDGRYYQQAGKQLDEQWTLMKDGQPTTPTIDAYLAKVLEPGSKVGVDANLISTRAWNPLHTSLKSAGCSLLPITPNLIDLVWKDQPAAPQHPVEPLLVEYTGQTVAQKLDAVREKMNDKRASVLVVSALDEIAWFLNLRGSDIDYNPVFFSYVLITRDDMYFFIDEKKLSESIHEHFRTNGVQPKIRPYGDVHQVLRTLAESSPDRVWISLGSSYALTALIPEEKRLHEITPINLMKAVKNDTEAAGMRACHIRDGVALCQYFAWLERSLKDGKVVDEISGADQLELFRSKQDKYKGLSFTTISASGPNGSVIHYHPLPETNRPITDKEMYLCDSGAQFLDGTTDVTRTMHFGTPTAEEVTAFTHVLKGQIALGTAIFPRKVKGQFLDTIARKALWDAGLDYGHGTGHGIGHFLNVHEGPMGIGIRLMPDDPGLEENMFLSNEPGYYKVGKFGIRIEDIVQVVSTNIGDNFDGRGALTFHTVTMCPIQTKLIDVGLLTEKERTSVNRYHKTVWETLSPLLKSAGDAETLAWLQRETQPI
- the LOC109397816 gene encoding xaa-Pro aminopeptidase ApepP isoform X2; its protein translation is MRPTGEVVAALRSLMKNLPNSLGSINAYIIPSDDAHQSEYLAKRDERRAFISGFDGSAGTAVVTDKEALLWTDGRYYQQAGKQLDEQWTLMKDGQPTTPTIDAYLAKVLEPGSKVGVDANLISTRAWNPLHTSLKSAGCSLLPITPNLIDLVWKDQPAAPQHPVEPLLVEYTGQTVAQKLDAVREKMNDKRASVLVVSALDEIAWFLNLRGSDIDYNPVFFSYVLITRDDMYFFIDEKKLSESIHEHFRTNGVQPKIRPYGDVHQVLRTLAESSPDRVWISLGSSYALTALIPEEKRLHEITPINLMKAVKNDTEAAGMRACHIRDGVALCQYFAWLERSLKDGKVVDEISGADQLELFRSKQDKYKGLSFTTISASGPNGSVIHYHPLPETNRPITDKEMYLCDSGAQFLDGTTDVTRTMHFGTPTAEEVTAFTHVLKGQIALGTAIFPRKVKGQFLDTIARKALWDAGLDYGHGTGHGIGHFLNVHEGPMGIGIRLMPDDPGLEENMFLSNEPGYYKVGKFGIRIEDIVQVVSTNIGDNFDGRGALTFHTVTMCPIQTKLIDVGLLTEKERTSVNRYHKTVWETLSPLLKSAGDAETLAWLQRETQPI